From Peptoanaerobacter stomatis, one genomic window encodes:
- a CDS encoding V-type ATP synthase subunit K codes for MSNLENMGVVYALLGAALATLLAGIGSAIGVRKAGQAAAGVVSEDPSQFSKVLVLQLLPGTQGIYGLLIAFITLTQIGILGGSAEMSTAKGLLYLAACLPIAIVGLMSGKYQGEVSVASIMLVAKKPDQFGKAMIFPAMVETYAVLALLVSILAVNGVGALAI; via the coding sequence ATGTCTAATTTAGAAAATATGGGAGTAGTTTATGCATTATTAGGAGCAGCACTTGCAACATTGTTGGCAGGTATAGGTTCAGCTATAGGGGTAAGAAAAGCAGGACAAGCAGCAGCAGGAGTAGTATCTGAAGATCCTTCACAGTTCAGTAAAGTTTTGGTATTGCAACTTTTACCTGGTACACAAGGTATATATGGTCTACTTATAGCGTTTATAACACTTACACAAATAGGTATATTAGGTGGAAGCGCAGAAATGTCAACTGCAAAAGGTCTTTTATATTTGGCAGCTTGTCTACCTATAGCTATAGTTGGTCTTATGTCAGGTAAATACCAAGGTGAAGTGTCAGTAGCAAGTATAATGCTTGTAGCAAAAAAACCGGATCAATTCGGTAAAGCGATGATATTCCCGGCAATGGTTGAAACATATGCGGTTCTTGCACTTCTTGTATCAATACTTGCAGTAAACGGAGTTGGAGCATTAGCTATATAA